A genomic segment from Glycine soja cultivar W05 chromosome 18, ASM419377v2, whole genome shotgun sequence encodes:
- the LOC114396250 gene encoding uncharacterized protein LOC114396250, which produces MSSSSSSFTSLHITALDAIVNVNSLFTLAVFIGLTWNPNDPSNSLNSDPACAPTAAIAENLIAFHVYSFSSFLFSSLVALALKQAIRLSRTTSFHYPAVVDHLVADVNRTALRLGMLVSGVGSVAGCAFLMLALVNVAQIKLGTLACGSSHTYAAVVPLLIFVPLALLIYVSLVLYAFTR; this is translated from the coding sequence atgtcttcttcatcttcttcgttCACGAGTCTCCACATCACGGCCTTAGACGCGATAGTGAACGTCAACTCCCTCTTCACCCTCGCCGTCTTCATCGGCCTAACCTGGAACCCCAACGACCCTTCCAACAGCCTCAACTCCGATCCGGCGTGTGCCCCCACCGCCGCCATCGCCGAGAACCTCATCGCCTTCCACGTCTACTCTTTCAGCTCCTTCCTCTTCTCCAGCCTCGTCGCCCTCGCCCTCAAGCAGGCCATCCGCCTCTCCCGCACCACCTCCTTCCACTACCCCGCCGTCGTCGACCACCTCGTCGCGGACGTCAACCGCACCGCCCTCCGCCTCGGCATGCTCGTCTCCGGCGTCGGATCCGTCGCCGGCTGCGCCTTCCTCATGCTCGCGCTCGTCAACGTGGCGCAGATCAAGCTCGGAACCCTCGCCTGCGGAAGCTCACACACCTACGCCGCCGTCGTTCCGCTTCTCATATTCGTCCCCCTCGCGCTCCTCATCTACGTCTCCCTCGTTCTCTACGCCTTCACACGCTAG
- the LOC114396248 gene encoding rop guanine nucleotide exchange factor 5-like isoform X2 translates to MDALSKKNENSQKKRDGVVLSCLTTDSSSETSFCGSSSSVSAEEAKTKGSSSPAPLGWPILKATISKRSNSDEKENKHKSHLEDKKFTSIALKLSVDMMKERFAKLLLGEDMSGSGKGVCTALAISNAITNLCATVFGQLWRLEPLPSEKKEMWQREMEWLVSVSDYIVELMPSWQTYPDGSKLEVMTCRPRADIFTNLPALRKLDNMLLGILDSFTATEFWYVDQGIVAPDADGSVSFRKTIQRQEEKWWLPVPRVPPAGLGEDSRKQLNHSRECANQILKAAMAINSIALAEMEVPESYLEVLPKNGRTCLGDFVYRYITSDQFSPECLLDCLDISSEHVALEIANRVEAAIYVWRRRAHSRSSPNPNRSTTKSSWEIVKDFMVDGDKRELLADRAENILVSLKQRFPGLSQTTLDTSKIQCNKDVGKSVLESYSRVLESMAFNIVARIDDLLYVDDLTKHSERFALVPTTTVNVVSQQKKVTRPLSVSVSGTTPHKASVGTPSFSPAAVPLISPARGERTPFLHNININNNNNIKPHRRGFGVRRVLSNYLGVETKTTKICSNSTEVNCSNPSSKKTEQQHQKVKNRTK, encoded by the exons ATGGATGCTTTATCTAAGAAGAACGAAAATTCTCAAAAGAAAAGAGATGGGGTTGTTTTGTCTTGTCTCACCACAGATTCTTCCAGTGAAACCAGTTTCTGTGGATCCAGCTCCTCAGTTTCTGCTGAAGAAGCTAAGACAAAAGGGTCTTCTTCACCTGCTCCTCTTGGTTGGCCTATTCTCAAGGCCACAATCTCCAAGCGCTCTAATTctgatgaaaaagaaaacaaacataaatccCACTTGGAAGACAAAAAGTTTACCAGTATTGCTTTGAAGTTGTCAG TTGACATGATGAAGGAGAGGTTTGCAAAATTGTTGCTTGGTGAAGATATGTCAGGTTCTGGAAAAGGGGTTTGCACTGCTTTGGCCATCTCTAATGCCATTACTAATCTGTGCG CAACTGTATTTGGGCAATTATGGAGACTAGAACCCTTACCTTCTGAGAAGAAAGAAATGTGGCAGAGAGAGATGGAATGGCTTGTTAGTGTTAGTGATTACATTGTCGAGTTGATGCCTTCTTGGCAAACATATCCTGATGGGAGTAAGCTCGAG GTAATGACTTGCAGGCCTAGGGCAGATATTTTTACCAATCTTCCAGCTCTTCGCAAACTTGACAACATGCTTCTC GGAATTTTAGACAGTTTCACTGCTACAGAGTTTTGGTATGTAGACCAAGGAATTGTAGCCCCAGATGCAGATGGTTCGGTCTCTTTTCGGAAAACAATTCAGCGGCAAGAAGAGAAGTGGTGGCTTCCCGTACCTCGTGTTCCCCCTGCAGGACTCGGTGAAGACTCAAGAAAACAGTTGAATCACTCTCGAGAATGTGCAAACCAAATACTAAAAGCAGCCATGGCTATCAACAGCATTGCTTTGGCTGAAATGGAAGTTCCTGAGTCATATTTGGAAGTTCTTCCTAAG AATGGAAGAACTTGCTTGGGGGATTTTGTTTACCGTTACATAACATCAGATCAATTCTCCCCGGAGTGCCTTCTTGATTGCTTAGACATATCCTCTGAACATGTTGCACTAGAGATTGCAAACCGTGTGGAAGCAGCAATTTATGTATGGCGCCGAAGAGCTCACTCTAGGTCCTCACCAAACCCCAACCGTTCTACCACAAAATCATCATGGGAAATAGtcaaggacttcatggttgacGGAGATAAGAGAGAACTACTAGCAGATAGAGCTGAGAACATTCTAGTTTCCTTGAAGCAGCGGTTCCCAGGCTTAAGTCAAACTACCCTTGATACCAGCAAGATCCAGTGCAACAAG GATGTTGGAAAATCCGTGCTAGAGAGCTACTCAAGAGTTTTGGAGAGCATGGCTTTTAACATTGTGGCCCGCATTGATGATTTGCTATATGTGGATGACTTGACAAAACATTCAGAGAGGTTTGCATTGGTTCCTACCACTACAGTTAACGTGGTTTCTCAGCAAAAGAAGGTTACACGTCCACTCTCAGTGTCTGTCTCAGGCACTACTCCACACAAAGCATCAGTTGGCACACCTAGCTTTTCACCTGCGGCGGTGCCACTAATAAGTCCTGCAAGAGGGGAGAGAACTCCTTTCCTCcacaacatcaacatcaacaacaacaacaacatcaaaccCCATCGTCGCGGCTTTGGGGTGAGGAGAGTGTTGTCAAATTATCTTGGAGTAGAGACAAAGACTACTAAGATATGCAGCAACTCAACTGAGGTGAATTGTTCAAACCCAAGCAGCAAGAAAACGGAACAACAACATCAGAAGGTGAAAAACAGGACCAAATGA
- the LOC114396248 gene encoding rop guanine nucleotide exchange factor 5-like isoform X1, with product MDALSKKNENSQKKRDGVVLSCLTTDSSSETSFCGSSSSVSAEEAKTKGSSSPAPLGWPILKATISKRSNSDEKENKHKSHLEDKKFTSIALKLSEVDMMKERFAKLLLGEDMSGSGKGVCTALAISNAITNLCATVFGQLWRLEPLPSEKKEMWQREMEWLVSVSDYIVELMPSWQTYPDGSKLEVMTCRPRADIFTNLPALRKLDNMLLGILDSFTATEFWYVDQGIVAPDADGSVSFRKTIQRQEEKWWLPVPRVPPAGLGEDSRKQLNHSRECANQILKAAMAINSIALAEMEVPESYLEVLPKNGRTCLGDFVYRYITSDQFSPECLLDCLDISSEHVALEIANRVEAAIYVWRRRAHSRSSPNPNRSTTKSSWEIVKDFMVDGDKRELLADRAENILVSLKQRFPGLSQTTLDTSKIQCNKDVGKSVLESYSRVLESMAFNIVARIDDLLYVDDLTKHSERFALVPTTTVNVVSQQKKVTRPLSVSVSGTTPHKASVGTPSFSPAAVPLISPARGERTPFLHNININNNNNIKPHRRGFGVRRVLSNYLGVETKTTKICSNSTEVNCSNPSSKKTEQQHQKVKNRTK from the exons ATGGATGCTTTATCTAAGAAGAACGAAAATTCTCAAAAGAAAAGAGATGGGGTTGTTTTGTCTTGTCTCACCACAGATTCTTCCAGTGAAACCAGTTTCTGTGGATCCAGCTCCTCAGTTTCTGCTGAAGAAGCTAAGACAAAAGGGTCTTCTTCACCTGCTCCTCTTGGTTGGCCTATTCTCAAGGCCACAATCTCCAAGCGCTCTAATTctgatgaaaaagaaaacaaacataaatccCACTTGGAAGACAAAAAGTTTACCAGTATTGCTTTGAAGTTGTCAG AAGTTGACATGATGAAGGAGAGGTTTGCAAAATTGTTGCTTGGTGAAGATATGTCAGGTTCTGGAAAAGGGGTTTGCACTGCTTTGGCCATCTCTAATGCCATTACTAATCTGTGCG CAACTGTATTTGGGCAATTATGGAGACTAGAACCCTTACCTTCTGAGAAGAAAGAAATGTGGCAGAGAGAGATGGAATGGCTTGTTAGTGTTAGTGATTACATTGTCGAGTTGATGCCTTCTTGGCAAACATATCCTGATGGGAGTAAGCTCGAG GTAATGACTTGCAGGCCTAGGGCAGATATTTTTACCAATCTTCCAGCTCTTCGCAAACTTGACAACATGCTTCTC GGAATTTTAGACAGTTTCACTGCTACAGAGTTTTGGTATGTAGACCAAGGAATTGTAGCCCCAGATGCAGATGGTTCGGTCTCTTTTCGGAAAACAATTCAGCGGCAAGAAGAGAAGTGGTGGCTTCCCGTACCTCGTGTTCCCCCTGCAGGACTCGGTGAAGACTCAAGAAAACAGTTGAATCACTCTCGAGAATGTGCAAACCAAATACTAAAAGCAGCCATGGCTATCAACAGCATTGCTTTGGCTGAAATGGAAGTTCCTGAGTCATATTTGGAAGTTCTTCCTAAG AATGGAAGAACTTGCTTGGGGGATTTTGTTTACCGTTACATAACATCAGATCAATTCTCCCCGGAGTGCCTTCTTGATTGCTTAGACATATCCTCTGAACATGTTGCACTAGAGATTGCAAACCGTGTGGAAGCAGCAATTTATGTATGGCGCCGAAGAGCTCACTCTAGGTCCTCACCAAACCCCAACCGTTCTACCACAAAATCATCATGGGAAATAGtcaaggacttcatggttgacGGAGATAAGAGAGAACTACTAGCAGATAGAGCTGAGAACATTCTAGTTTCCTTGAAGCAGCGGTTCCCAGGCTTAAGTCAAACTACCCTTGATACCAGCAAGATCCAGTGCAACAAG GATGTTGGAAAATCCGTGCTAGAGAGCTACTCAAGAGTTTTGGAGAGCATGGCTTTTAACATTGTGGCCCGCATTGATGATTTGCTATATGTGGATGACTTGACAAAACATTCAGAGAGGTTTGCATTGGTTCCTACCACTACAGTTAACGTGGTTTCTCAGCAAAAGAAGGTTACACGTCCACTCTCAGTGTCTGTCTCAGGCACTACTCCACACAAAGCATCAGTTGGCACACCTAGCTTTTCACCTGCGGCGGTGCCACTAATAAGTCCTGCAAGAGGGGAGAGAACTCCTTTCCTCcacaacatcaacatcaacaacaacaacaacatcaaaccCCATCGTCGCGGCTTTGGGGTGAGGAGAGTGTTGTCAAATTATCTTGGAGTAGAGACAAAGACTACTAAGATATGCAGCAACTCAACTGAGGTGAATTGTTCAAACCCAAGCAGCAAGAAAACGGAACAACAACATCAGAAGGTGAAAAACAGGACCAAATGA